One part of the Methylobacterium mesophilicum SR1.6/6 genome encodes these proteins:
- a CDS encoding MFS transporter: protein MDGSLEQATMRRVAWRLIPFICLLYFIAFIDRVNIGFAALTMNKDLGFSSTVFGFGAGIFFFGYFLFEVPSNIILDKVGARLWIARVMITWGFLSGAFAFIAGETSFYVLRFLLGAAEAGFFPGIILYLSYWFPARYRAAVVSLFMAAAPISVLLGSPLSSLLLEMEGLLGLHGWQWMFLVEAVPAVILGVVVLFYLTDRPEKATWLAADQRAWLVAEMEAERARKQTSARHSLLSGLSDPRVLALALIYFGTSAGLYTLGIWAPQIIKGLGLSTMAVGLLNAVPPSVAVVAMVLWARHSDRTGERTWHVVIACLAAAVGLILAGGAASVLAVVAALSLVNVGISAAKPPLWAMPTMFLSGSAAAVGIATINAIGNLGGFVGPWVIGWIRDRTGSFSGGLMFVAGLLVLSAILTLVVARAGRRAEPAGAVAR from the coding sequence ATGGACGGCTCGCTCGAGCAGGCCACGATGCGCCGCGTCGCGTGGCGGTTGATACCCTTCATCTGCCTCCTCTATTTCATCGCCTTCATCGACCGCGTGAACATCGGTTTCGCGGCATTGACGATGAACAAGGATCTCGGCTTCTCGTCGACAGTCTTCGGCTTTGGGGCCGGGATCTTCTTCTTCGGATATTTCCTGTTCGAGGTCCCCTCGAACATCATCCTCGACAAGGTCGGCGCGCGGCTCTGGATCGCCCGGGTGATGATCACCTGGGGCTTCCTCTCGGGAGCCTTCGCCTTCATCGCCGGCGAGACGAGCTTCTACGTGCTGCGCTTCCTGCTCGGCGCCGCCGAGGCCGGCTTCTTTCCCGGCATCATCCTCTACCTGAGCTACTGGTTCCCGGCCCGCTACCGCGCCGCGGTGGTGTCCCTGTTCATGGCGGCGGCGCCGATCTCCGTGCTGCTCGGCTCGCCCCTGTCGAGCCTGCTCCTCGAGATGGAGGGGCTTCTCGGCCTGCACGGCTGGCAGTGGATGTTCCTGGTCGAGGCGGTGCCCGCCGTGATCCTCGGGGTCGTCGTGCTGTTCTACCTGACCGACCGGCCCGAGAAGGCGACGTGGCTCGCCGCCGATCAGCGGGCGTGGCTCGTCGCCGAGATGGAGGCGGAGCGCGCCCGCAAACAGACGAGCGCCCGCCACAGTCTCCTGAGCGGACTCTCCGACCCGCGCGTGCTGGCCCTCGCGCTCATCTATTTTGGCACTTCAGCCGGCCTCTACACGCTGGGCATCTGGGCGCCACAGATCATCAAGGGATTGGGCCTGTCGACGATGGCGGTGGGCCTGCTCAACGCCGTGCCGCCCTCCGTGGCGGTGGTGGCGATGGTGCTCTGGGCGCGTCATTCCGACAGGACCGGCGAGCGCACGTGGCACGTGGTGATCGCCTGCCTCGCCGCGGCCGTCGGCCTGATCCTGGCCGGGGGCGCCGCCTCCGTGCTCGCGGTCGTCGCCGCGCTGAGCCTCGTCAATGTCGGGATCAGCGCCGCGAAGCCGCCTCTCTGGGCCATGCCGACCATGTTCCTGTCCGGCTCGGCGGCGGCCGTGGGGATCGCCACCATCAACGCGATCGGCAATCTCGGCGGCTTCGTCGGCCCCTGGGTGATCGGCTGGATCCGGGACCGGACCGGCAGCTTCTCCGGCGGCCTGATGTTCGTGGCGGGCCTGCTCGTGCTCTCCGCCATCCTGACCCTGGTGGTCGCCCGGGCCGGGCGGCGCGCCGAGCCCGCCGGCGCGGTCGCCCGCTGA
- a CDS encoding GntR family transcriptional regulator, with translation MARAQPSKGQDGQAGADEGQRPASLVDAAYAAMRAAIRDASFTPGYQASEQEIALRLGMSRTPVHEAAIRLQEDGLVRVLPRKGILILALAPDDMREIYDVVIAMDGRAAELVAALPDDARHAAAQVLDGHTDAMADAHASGDLLGWGQADGAFHAALIEQARNGRMSRIVQAINDQSHRARMLTLNLRRGLDASIAEHRRIAGAVRAGDAAEALDAARQHRIRARNELLPLLSSYGLKHL, from the coding sequence ATGGCGCGGGCGCAGCCCAGCAAGGGTCAGGACGGGCAGGCGGGCGCCGACGAGGGTCAGAGACCCGCCTCCCTGGTCGACGCGGCTTACGCGGCGATGCGCGCCGCGATCCGGGACGCCAGCTTCACCCCGGGTTATCAGGCCTCCGAGCAGGAGATCGCCCTGCGGCTCGGCATGAGCCGGACCCCGGTCCACGAGGCGGCCATCCGTCTGCAGGAGGACGGGCTCGTGCGGGTCCTGCCCCGGAAGGGCATCCTGATCCTGGCGCTGGCGCCGGACGACATGCGCGAGATCTACGACGTCGTGATCGCGATGGATGGCCGGGCGGCGGAACTGGTCGCCGCGCTGCCGGACGACGCGCGCCATGCGGCCGCGCAGGTCCTCGACGGCCACACGGACGCAATGGCGGACGCGCACGCCAGCGGCGATCTCCTCGGCTGGGGTCAGGCGGACGGGGCGTTCCACGCCGCGCTGATCGAGCAGGCCCGGAACGGCCGCATGAGCCGGATCGTGCAGGCGATCAACGACCAGTCCCATCGGGCGCGGATGCTGACGCTCAACCTCCGCCGGGGTCTCGACGCCTCGATCGCGGAGCACCGGCGCATCGCCGGAGCGGTCCGCGCGGGCGATGCCGCCGAGGCCCTCGACGCCGCGCGCCAGCATCGCATCCGGGCCCGGAACGAGTTGCTGCCCCTCCTGAGCAGCTACGGCCTCAAGCACCTTTAG
- a CDS encoding response regulator, producing MHEGTTIAVVEDDPDIRTLLAGYLEGEGFRVVALDGGASLDRLLASGTLPDLIVLDWMLPGEDGLSICRRLRDANGPPVVMLTAKDEDIDRVLGLEMGADDYVSKPFNPRVLLARIRAVLRRANGGGSAAEPGPETLSVADLVINLAARTVTTGAPATEVPLTSAEYDLLHCFVTRPQRVLSRDQLLDWTRGRTADAFDRTIDVQVSRLRHRLDAAGSSAAGLLKTVRNAGYILAAAVKPGSP from the coding sequence ATGCACGAAGGCACGACCATCGCCGTCGTCGAGGACGATCCCGACATCCGTACGCTGCTCGCCGGCTACCTGGAGGGCGAGGGCTTTCGCGTCGTCGCGCTCGACGGCGGCGCCAGCCTCGACCGGCTCCTGGCCTCCGGCACGCTCCCGGACCTGATCGTCCTCGACTGGATGCTGCCCGGCGAGGACGGGCTCTCGATCTGCCGGCGCCTGCGCGACGCGAACGGGCCGCCGGTGGTGATGCTCACTGCCAAGGACGAGGATATCGACCGGGTGCTCGGCCTGGAGATGGGCGCCGACGACTACGTCTCGAAGCCCTTCAATCCGCGGGTGCTGCTCGCCCGCATTCGCGCCGTCCTGCGCCGGGCCAACGGCGGAGGCTCTGCCGCCGAGCCCGGACCGGAAACGCTGAGCGTAGCCGACCTCGTCATCAACCTCGCCGCCCGCACCGTCACCACCGGAGCGCCGGCCACCGAGGTACCCCTCACCAGCGCCGAGTACGACCTGCTGCACTGCTTCGTCACGCGCCCGCAACGGGTGCTCTCGCGCGACCAGCTCCTCGACTGGACACGCGGGCGGACCGCCGACGCCTTCGATCGCACCATCGACGTCCAGGTCAGCCGCCTGCGGCACAGGCTCGACGCCGCCGGCAGCAGCGCCGCCGGCCTCCTCAAGACCGTGCGCAACGCGGGATATATCCTGGCGGCAGCGGTGAAGCCCGGAAGCCCGTGA
- a CDS encoding sensor histidine kinase, protein MSRVGLLGRIMLLLLGALSLLVLATVGVDSWQRGQEISPYKTPFPRVDQAAGIISLLSEADPAQRPAILKAVSGEALAVDIVDTPPDETTLIREPRLEARLRRLTSEPASQVSAFTRPDMLRHGVNAADVARADVTRPQGGLALASARLPDGRTVVITTIRSHRSLMPWLLGQPLSLWVAALGVAVAGLVLVGARHELAPLRRLTDAVSRFDGHVPERVSAPRGAPEIRRLARAVQHMQERIAGLMAERSLLIGAISHDLKTYLTRLRLRAEGVGEAVVRDRIVSDLDAMTDLIETSLGFARGTAVQATRSAVDLADLVAVEVAEHAAQGANIRMTGEEVRDATVAGDAVALRRVVANLIGNAVKFGRTSVAVAVQRVGAVCQIVVEDDGPGIPEAERSAVFSPYYRVERSRNRQTGGTGLGLAISRQIAEAHGGSVVAEAGARGGARLVLTLPSLA, encoded by the coding sequence ATGAGCCGCGTCGGCCTGCTCGGCCGGATCATGCTGCTTCTCCTGGGGGCGCTGTCGCTGCTCGTCCTCGCCACCGTGGGCGTCGACAGCTGGCAGCGGGGCCAGGAGATCTCGCCCTACAAGACGCCGTTTCCCCGCGTGGACCAGGCGGCGGGAATCATCTCGCTCCTGTCGGAGGCCGATCCGGCACAGCGGCCGGCGATCCTGAAGGCCGTGAGCGGCGAGGCGCTCGCCGTGGACATCGTCGACACGCCGCCCGACGAAACCACGCTGATCCGCGAGCCGCGTCTTGAGGCACGCCTGCGCCGCCTGACCAGCGAGCCGGCCAGCCAGGTCTCCGCGTTCACCCGCCCCGACATGCTGCGCCACGGCGTCAATGCGGCCGACGTGGCCCGGGCGGATGTCACGCGGCCCCAGGGCGGCCTGGCCCTGGCCAGCGCCCGGTTGCCGGACGGCCGGACCGTCGTCATCACGACGATCCGGAGCCATCGCTCGCTGATGCCCTGGCTGCTGGGTCAGCCGCTCAGCCTGTGGGTCGCGGCCCTCGGCGTGGCGGTGGCGGGCCTCGTCCTGGTCGGCGCCCGCCACGAACTTGCCCCGCTGCGGCGCCTCACGGATGCGGTCTCCCGCTTCGACGGCCACGTACCGGAGCGGGTGAGTGCTCCGCGCGGCGCCCCGGAGATCCGGCGTCTCGCGCGCGCGGTCCAGCACATGCAGGAGCGGATCGCCGGCCTCATGGCCGAGCGCTCGCTGCTGATCGGCGCAATCTCACACGACCTCAAGACCTACCTGACACGCCTGCGCCTGCGGGCCGAAGGGGTCGGCGAGGCGGTCGTGCGCGACCGGATCGTGTCTGATCTCGACGCCATGACCGACCTGATCGAGACGTCCCTCGGCTTCGCCCGCGGCACCGCCGTCCAGGCCACCCGGTCGGCGGTGGATCTCGCCGACCTCGTGGCCGTCGAGGTCGCCGAGCACGCCGCGCAGGGCGCCAACATCCGCATGACCGGCGAGGAGGTGCGGGACGCCACGGTGGCGGGGGATGCCGTCGCCCTGCGCCGGGTCGTCGCCAACCTCATCGGGAACGCCGTCAAGTTCGGTCGGACCTCGGTGGCGGTCGCGGTGCAGCGTGTTGGAGCGGTCTGCCAGATCGTCGTCGAGGATGACGGACCGGGGATCCCGGAGGCGGAGCGGTCGGCGGTGTTCAGCCCCTACTACCGGGTCGAGCGGTCCCGGAACCGCCAGACCGGCGGTACGGGCCTGGGCCTCGCGATCAGCCGGCAGATCGCCGAGGCGCATGGCGGCTCCGTGGTCGCCGAGGCGGGTGCGCGGGGCGGGGCGCGGCTCGTCCTGACGCTGCCGAGCCTGGCCTGA
- a CDS encoding GCG_CRPN prefix-to-repeats domain-containing protein: protein MLKIFAPAALLAALAVPASALPQVQYAVSDGPGDAQIIQVYGGCGPYAHRGPYGGCRPGGQWGGYVRGVSCPAGFHIGPYGRRCWPN from the coding sequence ATGCTGAAGATATTCGCCCCGGCCGCGCTGCTCGCCGCGCTCGCGGTCCCGGCCTCGGCCCTGCCGCAAGTCCAGTACGCGGTGTCCGATGGACCGGGCGACGCGCAGATCATCCAGGTCTACGGCGGCTGCGGTCCCTACGCCCATCGTGGCCCCTACGGCGGCTGCCGCCCGGGCGGTCAGTGGGGCGGCTATGTCCGGGGCGTCTCCTGTCCGGCCGGCTTCCACATCGGGCCTTACGGCCGCCGCTGCTGGCCGAACTGA
- a CDS encoding GCG_CRPN prefix-to-repeats domain-containing protein has product MIRTLALPVALAAGVLMAGTSAEARDGCGPGFHRNFYGWCRPNGFYRPYVFVPAYRRFGYRWHYGYRHGWHRGFAWHRGYRWGGFRHVGWHGGWHRGWHGGWHRRW; this is encoded by the coding sequence ATGATTCGCACGCTTGCCCTTCCCGTCGCGCTCGCGGCGGGCGTTCTGATGGCCGGCACGAGCGCCGAGGCGCGCGACGGGTGCGGCCCCGGCTTTCACCGCAATTTCTATGGATGGTGCCGGCCGAACGGCTTCTATCGTCCGTACGTGTTCGTCCCGGCCTACCGCCGGTTCGGCTACCGGTGGCATTACGGCTACCGTCACGGCTGGCACCGCGGCTTCGCGTGGCACCGCGGCTATCGCTGGGGCGGATTCCGCCACGTGGGTTGGCACGGTGGATGGCATCGGGGTTGGCACGGCGGCTGGCACCGCCGCTGGTGA
- a CDS encoding inorganic phosphate transporter: MTFLVILIALALVFDFLNGLHDAANSIATIVSTRVLAPRYAVFWAAFFNFVAFLVFGLHVAGTVGSGIIDVGAVDDRVILGALGGAISWNLITWYAGIPSSSSHALIGGLLGAGIAKAGVGVIVWHGVIATSAAIVLSPALGFALGLLLMLAVSWIFVRSTPYAVDRLFRGMQFVSASLYSLGHGGNDAQKTMGIIAALLYAHGESGSFHVPLWVVLSCQTAMALGTLLGGWRIVHTMGSKITRLSPMQGFCAETGGAVTLFAATALGIPVSTTHTITGAIVGVGAARRVSAVRWNVAQSIVVAWVITMPAAGLVAALTYAVSGLVLP; the protein is encoded by the coding sequence GTGACGTTCCTCGTCATCCTCATCGCCCTGGCGCTGGTCTTCGACTTTCTGAACGGGCTGCACGATGCGGCGAACTCCATCGCCACCATCGTGTCGACCCGCGTCCTGGCGCCGCGCTACGCGGTATTCTGGGCGGCGTTCTTCAACTTCGTGGCGTTCCTGGTCTTCGGCCTGCACGTGGCCGGCACGGTGGGCTCCGGCATCATCGACGTCGGTGCGGTCGACGATCGGGTGATCCTGGGTGCGCTCGGCGGCGCCATCTCGTGGAACCTGATCACGTGGTACGCCGGGATCCCCTCCTCGAGCTCGCACGCCCTCATCGGCGGCCTGCTGGGCGCCGGGATCGCCAAGGCGGGGGTGGGCGTCATCGTCTGGCACGGCGTCATCGCCACCAGCGCCGCCATCGTGCTGTCGCCGGCCCTGGGCTTCGCCCTCGGCCTGCTGCTGATGCTGGCGGTGTCGTGGATCTTCGTCCGCTCGACGCCCTACGCGGTGGACCGCCTGTTCCGCGGGATGCAGTTCGTCTCGGCCTCGCTCTACTCGCTGGGCCACGGCGGCAACGATGCCCAGAAGACCATGGGCATCATCGCGGCCCTGCTCTACGCGCACGGTGAGAGTGGCAGCTTCCATGTCCCCCTGTGGGTAGTCCTGTCCTGCCAGACCGCCATGGCGCTCGGCACTCTGCTAGGCGGCTGGCGCATCGTCCACACGATGGGATCGAAGATCACGCGCCTGTCGCCCATGCAGGGCTTCTGCGCCGAGACGGGCGGGGCCGTCACGCTGTTCGCCGCGACGGCCCTCGGCATCCCGGTCTCCACCACCCACACGATCACCGGGGCGATCGTCGGGGTCGGGGCGGCCCGCCGGGTCTCCGCTGTCCGCTGGAACGTGGCGCAGAGCATCGTGGTCGCCTGGGTGATCACGATGCCGGCCGCGGGCCTCGTCGCCGCCCTGACCTATGCGGTGTCGGGCTTGGTCCTGCCATAG
- a CDS encoding DUF47 domain-containing protein, with amino-acid sequence MLAWFRALMPKEDRFFDLFERHAATLVDGAAALRTLLDGTQDVPAACAVIAAREDEADAITRDALLAVRRTFITPFDRGDIQALVGSLDDAIDQMLKTAKAVQLFEVTAFEPAMREMGAVIQEAAQVTAEALPKLRSLGENAAALNTLTERVIELEGRADDLHNAGLKTLFKASGRDPMAFLVGSELYDHLEKVMDRFEDVANQISSIVVEHV; translated from the coding sequence ATGCTGGCTTGGTTCCGCGCCCTGATGCCGAAGGAGGATCGGTTCTTCGATCTCTTCGAGCGTCACGCCGCCACCCTTGTCGACGGCGCGGCGGCATTGAGGACGCTGCTGGACGGCACGCAGGATGTCCCGGCGGCGTGTGCGGTCATCGCGGCGCGCGAGGACGAAGCCGACGCCATCACGCGGGACGCGCTCCTCGCGGTGCGCCGGACCTTCATCACCCCCTTCGACCGCGGCGACATTCAGGCTCTGGTCGGCTCCCTGGACGATGCCATCGACCAGATGCTCAAGACCGCCAAAGCGGTGCAGCTCTTCGAAGTGACGGCTTTCGAGCCCGCGATGCGCGAGATGGGGGCCGTGATCCAGGAGGCCGCGCAGGTCACAGCCGAGGCGCTGCCGAAGCTGCGCTCGCTCGGCGAGAACGCCGCCGCGCTGAACACCCTGACCGAGCGCGTCATCGAGCTGGAAGGCCGCGCGGACGATCTGCATAACGCCGGACTGAAGACCCTGTTCAAGGCGTCGGGCCGGGATCCCATGGCCTTCCTGGTCGGGTCCGAGCTGTACGATCACCTGGAGAAAGTCATGGACCGCTTCGAGGACGTGGCGAACCAGATCAGCAGCATCGTGGTCGAGCACGTCTGA
- a CDS encoding cache domain-containing protein, with amino-acid sequence MTLKASMLAAVLVLAMSPISPALACGDGEAPTSCDDPSPNGLASWMLGRVERALKADKAQALRDFTDGARGFRTADTYVFCVGPDGVMSAHPNPILRGHDVRDLHDRTGNYFIRTMMGSAVPGQISVIRYLFPKPGSTVEEPKTTYYTKAGGQTCGVGVYDADVVAPAAATADARVAQLRKRLDGEIPDSARADWTAFLEALNAQGDEKATAIAQARRDLKAAASALDQAAVK; translated from the coding sequence ATGACCCTGAAAGCTTCGATGCTCGCGGCCGTGCTGGTCCTCGCGATGTCACCGATCTCGCCGGCTCTGGCGTGCGGTGACGGCGAGGCGCCGACTTCCTGCGACGATCCGAGCCCGAACGGACTCGCTTCCTGGATGCTCGGCCGGGTCGAGCGGGCCCTGAAGGCCGACAAGGCGCAGGCGCTTCGCGACTTCACTGACGGCGCGCGCGGGTTTCGGACCGCCGACACCTACGTGTTCTGTGTCGGGCCCGACGGCGTGATGAGCGCCCACCCGAACCCGATCCTCAGGGGACACGACGTGCGGGACCTGCACGACAGGACCGGCAACTATTTCATCCGGACGATGATGGGGTCCGCCGTGCCGGGCCAGATTTCGGTGATCCGCTACCTGTTTCCCAAGCCCGGCAGCACGGTGGAGGAGCCAAAGACCACGTACTACACCAAGGCTGGTGGCCAGACCTGTGGGGTTGGCGTCTACGACGCCGATGTGGTCGCACCGGCCGCCGCGACCGCGGATGCGCGGGTGGCCCAGCTTCGGAAACGGCTCGACGGAGAGATCCCGGACAGCGCCCGCGCGGACTGGACGGCCTTCCTGGAAGCACTGAATGCGCAGGGCGACGAGAAGGCGACGGCGATCGCGCAGGCGCGCCGCGATCTGAAGGCGGCCGCGTCCGCATTGGATCAGGCCGCGGTGAAGTGA
- the murI gene encoding glutamate racemase produces MRIDLMAGATHSAAALHVAAEPTILVFDSGLGGLTVLEAVRRARPDARYVYVGDDAAFPYGRLGEATLVARVLAVMERLVATHRPDLVVIACNTASTLVLPALRQRFTTPFVGVVPPIKPAAAATRSRVVSLLATPGTVARSYTQDLIATYAGACTVTRVGSQNLAGYAEAELAGAPVDDAALAAEIAPCFVTEPDGRRTDVVCLACTHYPLLLPRLEALAPWPVTWIDPAPAIARRVVQLIGPLPREAGRHGSALGAFTAGSCLNAPLRAALAARGIGEVGVEAIPLPLQ; encoded by the coding sequence ATGCGGATCGATCTGATGGCCGGGGCCACCCACTCCGCCGCCGCGCTGCATGTCGCAGCCGAGCCGACCATCCTGGTGTTCGATTCCGGCCTCGGCGGACTCACCGTCCTCGAGGCTGTGCGCCGCGCCCGTCCGGATGCCCGCTACGTCTATGTCGGTGACGATGCGGCCTTCCCGTATGGCCGCCTCGGCGAGGCCACCCTCGTCGCCCGCGTCCTCGCCGTGATGGAGCGTCTGGTCGCGACGCACAGGCCGGACCTCGTGGTCATCGCCTGCAACACTGCCTCGACCCTCGTCCTTCCGGCCCTGCGTCAGCGCTTCACCACGCCCTTCGTCGGCGTCGTGCCACCGATCAAGCCTGCGGCGGCGGCGACGCGCTCGCGGGTCGTCTCGCTCCTGGCCACGCCCGGAACGGTGGCACGCTCCTACACGCAGGATCTCATTGCCACCTACGCGGGCGCCTGCACGGTGACCCGGGTCGGCTCGCAGAACCTCGCGGGTTACGCGGAGGCCGAACTCGCCGGCGCACCCGTGGACGATGCCGCCCTGGCGGCCGAGATCGCCCCCTGCTTCGTGACCGAACCGGATGGGCGGCGCACCGACGTGGTCTGCCTCGCCTGCACGCACTACCCCCTCCTGCTGCCGCGCCTTGAAGCCCTGGCTCCATGGCCGGTGACCTGGATCGATCCGGCACCGGCGATCGCCCGGCGCGTCGTGCAGCTGATTGGGCCACTTCCGCGCGAGGCCGGTCGGCACGGCTCGGCGCTCGGCGCGTTTACCGCGGGTAGCTGTCTCAACGCCCCGTTGCGGGCCGCCCTGGCGGCCCGCGGGATCGGCGAAGTGGGCGTCGAAGCGATCCCGCTGCCGCTGCAGTAG